The following are encoded in a window of Pseudomonas sp. St316 genomic DNA:
- a CDS encoding methyl-accepting chemotaxis protein has translation MFFARLSIQWRITLLSGLCLLAVVGALTGASLYQNQQGATLLKQQSSQLLGRSALEGLQAQGLAHGQRVERFFSETAIYGEGFAQQVLQLRAQAWNGRLTPGQLRRDLIAATRQALQNREKVLGFYVVLLPDALVGEDAGFTGQRDLASNEKGRFALYWSQSQPGHLVQEVLSEAQISANTAPPGSEPANAWYVCPQILGRTCVTEPYAIEVEGQKTLMSSLSIPLLDQGKVIGVVGMDISLDTLQQLAASLANDLYPGHSEINILSPSGQVAGHSGTVDGISIDVRQAVQTVPANTPWQLQIRVPESLVQAPALQMQAQLDDKRRQANWLNLSLGLLASCLGLLLVWLTAYGVTRPLLRVARMLDAIVEGDGDLTQRLPNDRQDELGQLAKGFNRFLDKLQPIIRDIQQASLDTRDTADTSAQVAREVSAGMHTQYREVELAATALDEMSTNAQEVARHSHQAADAATAAENASRSGRELFAYAVTSIDSLDRRLETTLEQVQALAGNSQHIGQVLDVICAIAQQTNLLALNAAIEAARAGEQGRGFAVVADEVRHLASNTQNSVEQIRTVIEALQQLSQEVVHSTQLSREQARDSVVQVEKTQTAMQHISDAVEVIEHMNRQIASAALEQSAVVEDISHRVSDIRGISETLTDHMQGASQASRSLYDMANHQQQLVGHFRT, from the coding sequence ATGTTCTTCGCTCGTCTCTCTATCCAATGGCGGATCACGCTCCTGAGTGGGCTGTGCCTGCTGGCCGTCGTCGGGGCATTGACCGGCGCCTCTCTGTATCAGAACCAGCAAGGCGCAACACTGCTCAAGCAGCAAAGCAGTCAACTGCTGGGGCGCTCAGCCCTGGAAGGTTTGCAGGCACAGGGCCTGGCCCATGGTCAGCGGGTGGAACGCTTTTTCAGCGAAACGGCGATCTATGGGGAAGGTTTCGCCCAACAGGTTCTGCAACTGCGCGCCCAGGCGTGGAACGGGCGACTGACGCCCGGGCAACTGCGCCGGGACCTGATCGCCGCGACCCGCCAAGCCCTTCAGAACCGGGAAAAAGTCCTCGGTTTCTACGTGGTGCTGCTTCCCGACGCGCTGGTCGGTGAAGATGCCGGTTTCACGGGCCAACGTGATCTGGCCAGCAATGAAAAAGGTCGCTTTGCCCTGTACTGGTCGCAAAGCCAACCCGGTCATTTGGTGCAAGAGGTGCTCAGCGAAGCCCAGATCAGCGCCAACACGGCGCCGCCGGGCAGCGAGCCGGCCAACGCCTGGTACGTCTGCCCGCAGATACTGGGGCGCACCTGCGTGACAGAGCCCTACGCGATCGAGGTCGAAGGCCAGAAGACGTTGATGAGCAGCCTCTCCATACCGTTACTGGACCAGGGCAAAGTCATCGGCGTGGTGGGCATGGACATCAGCCTCGATACCCTTCAGCAACTTGCCGCCAGCCTTGCCAACGACCTGTATCCCGGTCACAGCGAGATCAACATTCTTTCTCCGTCAGGGCAAGTGGCCGGCCATAGCGGCACGGTTGACGGCATCTCCATCGACGTTCGGCAAGCCGTGCAAACCGTTCCCGCCAATACCCCCTGGCAATTGCAGATACGCGTGCCTGAGTCGCTTGTGCAAGCGCCGGCCCTGCAAATGCAGGCCCAGTTGGACGACAAGCGTCGCCAGGCCAATTGGCTCAACCTCAGCCTGGGCTTGCTCGCCAGTTGCCTGGGCTTATTGCTTGTCTGGCTGACGGCCTACGGCGTCACACGACCCTTGCTAAGGGTGGCGCGCATGCTCGACGCCATTGTCGAGGGCGACGGTGACCTCACCCAGCGCCTGCCCAACGACCGCCAGGATGAATTGGGCCAACTGGCGAAGGGCTTCAACCGCTTCCTCGATAAATTGCAGCCCATCATCCGCGATATCCAGCAAGCGTCCCTGGACACCCGCGACACCGCCGATACATCGGCGCAGGTGGCCCGGGAAGTCAGCGCCGGCATGCACACGCAGTACCGGGAAGTCGAGCTGGCCGCGACCGCCCTGGATGAAATGAGCACCAACGCCCAGGAAGTGGCCCGTCACTCCCACCAGGCAGCCGATGCCGCCACCGCCGCCGAAAACGCCAGCCGATCAGGACGTGAATTGTTCGCCTACGCGGTCACCAGCATCGACAGCCTGGACCGGCGCCTGGAGACGACGCTTGAGCAAGTGCAGGCCCTGGCCGGCAACAGTCAACACATCGGCCAGGTGCTGGACGTGATCTGCGCCATTGCCCAACAGACCAACCTACTGGCCTTGAATGCCGCCATCGAAGCCGCCAGGGCGGGTGAACAGGGACGCGGCTTCGCCGTCGTGGCTGACGAAGTTCGCCATTTGGCCAGCAACACCCAGAACTCGGTCGAGCAGATACGCACGGTGATCGAGGCGTTACAACAGTTGAGCCAGGAGGTCGTGCACAGCACCCAATTGAGCCGCGAGCAAGCCAGGGACAGCGTCGTTCAAGTCGAAAAGACCCAGACGGCGATGCAACACATCAGCGACGCCGTGGAAGTGATCGAGCACATGAACCGGCAGATCGCCAGCGCGGCCCTGGAGCAAAGCGCTGTGGTGGAAGACATCAGCCATCGCGTCAGTGACATTCGAGGGATCAGCGAGACCTTGACCGATCACATGCAGGGCGCGTCCCAGGCCAGCCGCTCACTGTACGACATGGCGAACCATCAGCAGCAGTTGGTGGGTCACTTTCGGACTTAA
- a CDS encoding APC family permease, protein MSVSFPISSSTELKRGALGVGFIIFFVISAASPLSVIAGGFPIGIMLGNGAGTPALLILALLVLLAFSAGYTAMSRHMTNAGGFYAFTSRGLGGLAGGAAGVLAMFAYNILQVGLYGMFGGVISGTMASVFGLDLPWWAYSLLAMASIAILGYRKIDLSARVLSVVVIAEYLAILTLDFAILKTGGDSGINFASFERSHVFSGTPSIGLLFCFAAFIGFEATTIYGEEARNPHRTIPIATYSSVLLIGGFYALSVWAMVIGVGADKIVPTLQALQDPTTFIYGMSDHFVGPHLTQIIRVLFMVSIYAGLLAFHNAAARYFYAIGRDGLLHSRLGTTHRVHQSPHMGSVLQSLIAAVVVLIFAALDADPILQLFAWFSNLATLCVILLMALTSAAVLVYFRAHPELKVGFWRGRILPGFSCLALLAVLALAVIHFDVLTGASQLLSYGLCAVIPVALIVGVFLAVRLRKTSPERFMALGSHKL, encoded by the coding sequence ATGAGCGTATCTTTCCCGATCAGCAGCTCGACGGAGTTGAAGCGCGGCGCCTTGGGTGTCGGTTTCATCATCTTCTTTGTGATTTCGGCGGCGAGCCCCTTGAGCGTCATCGCCGGCGGCTTTCCCATTGGCATCATGCTGGGCAACGGAGCTGGCACACCGGCGTTGCTGATCCTGGCCTTGCTGGTGTTACTGGCATTTTCGGCGGGCTACACGGCCATGTCCCGCCACATGACCAACGCTGGTGGTTTCTATGCCTTCACCTCCCGCGGCCTGGGTGGCCTGGCCGGCGGTGCGGCAGGGGTGTTGGCGATGTTTGCCTACAACATTCTCCAGGTCGGCCTGTACGGCATGTTCGGCGGGGTAATCAGCGGCACGATGGCCAGCGTCTTTGGCCTGGACTTGCCGTGGTGGGCGTATTCGCTCCTGGCGATGGCGAGCATTGCGATTCTTGGCTATCGCAAGATCGACCTGTCGGCCAGAGTACTGTCGGTGGTGGTCATTGCCGAATATCTGGCGATCCTGACACTGGATTTCGCCATCCTTAAAACCGGCGGCGACAGCGGCATCAATTTCGCGTCGTTCGAGCGCAGCCATGTGTTCAGCGGCACGCCGTCCATCGGCTTGCTGTTCTGCTTCGCGGCGTTCATCGGCTTCGAGGCCACCACCATCTACGGCGAGGAGGCGAGGAATCCGCACCGCACGATTCCCATCGCCACCTACAGCTCGGTGCTGTTGATCGGTGGTTTCTATGCCCTGTCGGTCTGGGCGATGGTGATCGGCGTCGGGGCCGACAAGATCGTGCCGACCCTGCAGGCGCTCCAGGATCCGACGACGTTCATCTACGGCATGTCCGATCATTTTGTCGGCCCCCACCTGACCCAGATCATCCGTGTGCTGTTCATGGTCAGCATCTATGCCGGGTTGCTGGCGTTCCACAATGCCGCGGCCCGTTACTTCTATGCCATCGGCCGTGACGGTTTGCTCCACAGTCGGCTGGGCACTACCCATCGCGTGCACCAGAGTCCGCACATGGGCTCGGTCCTGCAAAGCCTGATCGCCGCAGTGGTGGTGCTGATCTTCGCCGCGCTGGACGCCGATCCGATCCTTCAGCTGTTCGCCTGGTTTTCCAACCTGGCCACGCTGTGCGTGATCCTGCTCATGGCGCTGACCTCAGCGGCGGTGCTTGTCTATTTTCGCGCTCACCCGGAGCTGAAGGTGGGGTTCTGGCGCGGTCGGATTCTTCCGGGCTTTTCGTGCCTGGCATTGCTGGCGGTCCTGGCCCTTGCGGTGATTCATTTCGACGTGCTGACGGGCGCCAGCCAGCTCTTGTCCTATGGCCTCTGCGCGGTGATTCCCGTCGCGCTGATCGTGGGCGTGTTCCTCGCTGTTCGATTGCGCAAGACCTCGCCCGAGCGGTTCATGGCGCTGGGAAGCCACAAGCTCTAA